In one Brevibacillus composti genomic region, the following are encoded:
- a CDS encoding ABC transporter permease, translating into MEALKQLCKSLVQPLLAVVIGLLTGAIVIAAVGESIAGTYQEMWKGAFGSFYFLTSTLARATPIMLIGLGLSLAFRAGVFNLGAEGQMVSGAISATLVALYLPAPGLVKMLAALATGVLAGGLWSLLAGYMEARFRIQLLISSLLLNYVAVLFAGYLVSDPFQDKTGSAAMPQTPMLEKSVWLPKLFSGMSLHAGFLFALAAALLIFFVIRYTAFGYEVKMLGQNPFFARYGGVNRVRVMLTGMFLSGGLAGLAGTVEVLGSHYRYVEGALTLPNFAWTGLMATLLANSHPIGVIFTSLLLAALQTGAMGVERNTEVPLELASVIQAVLILFISAKFSYDWWKNRQNKRRESHGAA; encoded by the coding sequence ATGGAAGCACTCAAGCAGCTATGTAAGTCGCTGGTTCAACCGCTGCTGGCAGTCGTCATCGGCCTGTTGACCGGAGCCATCGTGATTGCCGCGGTGGGTGAATCGATCGCGGGCACGTACCAGGAGATGTGGAAGGGGGCATTTGGCAGCTTTTATTTCCTCACCTCCACGCTGGCGCGAGCAACGCCGATTATGCTGATCGGGCTGGGGCTCTCCCTCGCTTTCCGGGCGGGCGTCTTTAACCTGGGCGCCGAGGGGCAGATGGTCTCTGGAGCGATTAGCGCTACACTGGTGGCCCTCTATCTGCCGGCGCCCGGATTGGTCAAAATGCTCGCTGCCTTGGCAACGGGCGTGCTGGCGGGAGGGTTGTGGTCGCTTTTGGCTGGATATATGGAAGCGAGATTCCGCATTCAATTGCTGATCTCTTCCCTGCTGCTCAACTACGTAGCCGTCCTGTTTGCCGGGTATCTGGTAAGTGATCCGTTTCAGGACAAGACCGGGTCCGCGGCGATGCCGCAAACACCCATGCTGGAGAAAAGCGTTTGGCTGCCCAAGCTGTTTAGCGGCATGAGCCTCCATGCGGGCTTCCTGTTTGCCTTAGCCGCGGCGCTGCTGATTTTCTTTGTGATTCGCTACACGGCGTTCGGATATGAAGTGAAGATGCTCGGACAAAACCCGTTCTTTGCCCGTTACGGTGGGGTAAACCGGGTCCGCGTAATGCTGACGGGCATGTTCCTCAGCGGCGGTCTGGCTGGCCTGGCCGGGACGGTCGAGGTGCTGGGCTCCCACTATCGCTATGTGGAAGGGGCGCTGACGCTGCCCAATTTTGCCTGGACGGGACTGATGGCGACGCTTTTGGCCAACTCCCATCCGATTGGGGTCATCTTTACCTCTCTGCTCTTGGCCGCTTTGCAGACCGGAGCGATGGGTGTGGAGAGAAATACGGAGGTTCCGCTGGAGCTTGCCAGTGTGATTCAAGCTGTATTAATATTGTTCATTTCCGCGAAATTCAGCTACGACTGGTGGAAAAACCGCCAGAACAAGAGGAGGGAATCGCATGGCGCTGCTTGA
- a CDS encoding ABC transporter ATP-binding protein: MTYRLEMRSMTKRYGDFTANDNVSFTLKEGEVHAIVGENGAGKTTLMRMLYGMEQPTSGEIVVNGKAVVFRGPEDAIRQGIGMVHQHFMLFPDFTVAENIVIGYEPQKKGVFQRKEAMQAVRALSERYRIPIAEGAKVSACSVGEQQRVEILKVLYQGADIIVLDEPTAVLTPLEVKELLQTIRHLAASGKSVILITHKLQEVMEVADRITVLRGGRVTGTVSRQETNTDDLARLMVGRELQRLSERVHLEGKPLLEVQGVTVREKQTSVDDVTFTVHHGEIVGIAGVSGNGQSELLEAITGLRPVSSGVIRLGGKEITRHSVAQIREAGLAHIPEDRYLWGTAKRESVEENALMGYQRKPEYSRRGIIMRKAFRRVVESWVERFAIKTGSRHLKEEAGNLSGGNLQKLIVARELGQETPLLLAAEPTRGVDIGAMEYIHQALLEKRNSGDGILLVSSELTEILALSDRILVMYKGKIAGELKRSEATEEKISVLMAGGSIHGSTQAAM, encoded by the coding sequence GTGACATACCGACTGGAGATGCGGAGCATGACGAAGCGGTACGGGGATTTCACCGCCAACGACAACGTATCCTTCACGCTAAAAGAAGGGGAAGTCCATGCCATCGTCGGCGAAAACGGCGCGGGCAAAACGACATTGATGCGCATGCTCTACGGCATGGAGCAGCCGACATCGGGAGAGATCGTCGTCAATGGAAAAGCGGTTGTCTTTCGCGGCCCGGAAGATGCCATCCGGCAGGGGATTGGCATGGTCCACCAGCACTTCATGCTCTTCCCCGACTTTACCGTCGCCGAGAATATCGTCATCGGGTACGAACCGCAGAAAAAAGGAGTCTTTCAGCGCAAGGAAGCGATGCAGGCGGTCCGTGCCCTCAGCGAGCGCTATCGGATTCCCATCGCAGAAGGCGCCAAGGTGTCTGCCTGTTCAGTAGGAGAGCAGCAGCGGGTGGAGATCCTCAAGGTTCTCTACCAGGGAGCGGATATTATCGTCCTGGACGAGCCGACAGCCGTATTAACCCCACTGGAGGTAAAAGAGCTGCTGCAGACGATTCGCCATCTGGCGGCTAGCGGCAAAAGCGTCATTTTGATCACGCACAAGCTGCAGGAAGTGATGGAGGTGGCAGATCGGATCACGGTGCTTCGCGGCGGACGCGTCACCGGGACCGTTTCCCGGCAGGAGACGAATACGGACGATCTCGCCCGCTTGATGGTAGGCCGCGAGCTCCAGCGATTGAGTGAGCGGGTGCATCTGGAGGGCAAGCCGCTCTTGGAAGTGCAGGGCGTGACGGTACGGGAGAAGCAGACGTCCGTCGACGATGTGACATTTACCGTCCATCACGGAGAGATCGTCGGCATCGCAGGGGTCTCGGGCAACGGGCAATCCGAACTGCTCGAAGCGATTACCGGGCTCAGGCCCGTATCCTCCGGCGTCATCCGTCTGGGCGGCAAAGAGATCACCCGCCACTCGGTTGCACAGATCCGCGAGGCCGGCTTGGCCCATATCCCGGAAGACCGCTATTTATGGGGGACAGCCAAACGGGAGAGTGTCGAGGAAAACGCGTTGATGGGCTATCAGCGAAAGCCGGAATACTCCCGGCGCGGCATCATTATGCGGAAGGCGTTTCGCCGCGTCGTGGAAAGCTGGGTGGAGCGGTTCGCGATCAAGACGGGCTCCCGCCATCTGAAGGAAGAGGCGGGCAATCTCTCCGGCGGGAATTTGCAGAAACTGATCGTCGCTCGCGAGCTGGGGCAAGAGACGCCGCTCCTGCTCGCAGCTGAGCCGACACGCGGCGTCGACATCGGGGCGATGGAGTACATCCATCAGGCCTTGCTGGAGAAGCGCAACAGCGGCGACGGCATCCTCCTGGTATCGTCCGAATTGACGGAAATTCTCGCGCTGTCGGATCGGATTCTGGTCATGTACAAAGGGAAGATTGCCGGGGAATTGAAGCGTTCCGAAGCGACGGAAGAGAAAATCAGCGTGTTGATGGCAGGAGGAAGTATTCATGGAAGCACTCAAGCAGCTATGTAA
- a CDS encoding BMP family lipoprotein: protein MKKLLLALTTFALLAAGCSSGGSAPEDKGQAQAGGQEAPKKRVALVLPEKIGVNPFFQQMDDGAKKAAAEFGVEVKTIESTDHGAIEENIRVAVAEQYDLIITSSFEAEDALKKVATENPDRTFAIIDTQVDLPNVRSVMFREQEAAYLVGAAAGLATKTNKVGIVAAMDIPILKKWTDGFQEGLKATNPNVEVQINYVGSFSDPAKAKELALLQASKGADFIYGAAAVGDLGVFEAAKEKGFYTSGQDVDRTSIDPEHIVLSQLKGTDSAVYETVKAFVEGSLEPGAVAYGLKENGVGVTYVTHESATPLNSFIGEEVVAKVKAIKDEIVAGTRTVTDPLKQ from the coding sequence ATGAAAAAACTGCTTTTGGCTTTGACGACATTTGCACTACTTGCAGCGGGCTGCTCGTCTGGAGGCTCCGCCCCCGAAGACAAAGGACAGGCGCAGGCAGGCGGACAGGAAGCTCCGAAAAAACGCGTCGCTCTGGTGCTGCCCGAGAAAATCGGGGTAAACCCGTTCTTTCAGCAAATGGACGACGGCGCGAAAAAAGCGGCGGCGGAATTCGGCGTAGAAGTGAAGACCATTGAATCGACGGACCACGGAGCGATCGAGGAGAATATCCGCGTAGCAGTGGCCGAGCAGTACGATCTGATCATCACCTCCTCCTTTGAAGCGGAGGACGCGCTGAAAAAAGTGGCGACGGAAAATCCGGACCGCACTTTTGCCATCATCGATACTCAAGTGGACCTGCCAAATGTGCGCAGCGTCATGTTCCGCGAGCAAGAAGCTGCTTATCTGGTGGGAGCCGCGGCTGGATTGGCTACCAAGACCAATAAGGTGGGCATCGTGGCCGCGATGGACATTCCGATTTTGAAAAAGTGGACGGACGGCTTCCAGGAAGGGCTGAAGGCCACCAATCCCAATGTGGAAGTGCAAATCAACTACGTCGGCAGCTTCAGTGACCCGGCAAAAGCGAAGGAGCTGGCTCTCCTGCAAGCGTCGAAGGGAGCCGACTTTATCTACGGGGCAGCGGCAGTAGGGGATCTCGGCGTATTCGAAGCCGCCAAGGAAAAAGGCTTCTACACCTCCGGCCAGGACGTTGACCGCACCAGCATCGACCCTGAGCACATCGTCCTGTCTCAATTGAAGGGGACCGATTCCGCCGTGTATGAAACGGTCAAAGCCTTTGTCGAGGGCAGCCTTGAGCCAGGTGCCGTAGCCTACGGACTGAAGGAAAACGGCGTGGGTGTCACCTATGTCACCCATGAGAGCGCGACTCCGCTGAATTCGTTCATCGGCGAGGAGGTCGTGGCCAAGGTAAAAGCGATCAAGGATGAGATCGTAGCCGGCACACGCACCGTGACGGATCCGCTGAAACAATAA
- a CDS encoding methyl-accepting chemotaxis protein — protein sequence MIRLIRNTLTNKEGFMIFILWNHLWIAGWIGHQLNVNFWQLTSLGLLVTLIVSPLYFIRKDSRIIRYLVAVGLLYYSIAFDHFTPYQEISFLAFIVLGFLAAYLDWKLIVFAGVAQVAATAVGFYTGYYHLFDGNFTEVNLLLRIVMFILMIAGLAYLCLAGQASLSIAEKARRVAEEKEHRLTELLRDIKLVTEQVERTSEHVHEHAETTKRNTDDMMIAFKEVATGMESQANSTVKIEEEVQSIDQEIVTVHEQAATMKAEADQNSRRLAESISMMNELSGQMEQIVQAVHVASSTIRELNKQANRVEEIVETINQIATQTNLLALNAAIESARAGEHGRGFAVVADEVRKLAEQSATATQEIAEILQSLHQESENAVKHMSTGEVSVEKGQALAVETVASIETVRSGMESFLEAVEHVRTSMDRVKMRSGEVAAEMSTITAVTEESVANLEELFATAENQHQKVREITEEIGELTALSAKLKQSFQSQS from the coding sequence ATGATTCGATTGATTCGCAACACCTTAACGAACAAGGAAGGCTTCATGATCTTTATTCTCTGGAATCATCTCTGGATTGCCGGGTGGATTGGACACCAGCTCAATGTGAACTTTTGGCAGCTGACCTCCTTGGGGTTGCTGGTTACTCTCATCGTTTCTCCGTTGTACTTCATCCGCAAGGACAGTCGCATCATACGCTATCTGGTAGCGGTGGGACTTCTCTACTATTCGATCGCATTTGACCACTTCACCCCTTATCAGGAAATCTCGTTCCTCGCTTTTATCGTCCTGGGCTTTTTAGCGGCGTACCTTGACTGGAAATTGATCGTCTTCGCGGGTGTCGCACAGGTCGCGGCAACTGCGGTCGGGTTTTATACCGGGTATTACCACTTGTTTGACGGAAACTTTACGGAAGTGAATCTGTTGCTGCGGATCGTCATGTTTATTTTGATGATTGCAGGCTTGGCTTATCTCTGCCTGGCCGGACAAGCCTCTCTCTCCATCGCCGAAAAGGCCAGACGCGTCGCGGAAGAGAAAGAACACCGCCTCACCGAGCTGCTGCGGGATATCAAGCTGGTGACGGAGCAGGTCGAGCGCACCTCCGAGCATGTGCATGAACATGCCGAGACGACCAAACGCAATACGGACGACATGATGATCGCGTTTAAAGAAGTGGCGACAGGCATGGAATCGCAGGCCAATTCTACGGTCAAAATCGAGGAGGAAGTGCAGTCCATCGACCAGGAAATTGTCACGGTCCATGAGCAGGCGGCCACGATGAAAGCAGAAGCCGATCAGAACAGCCGCCGCCTGGCCGAAAGCATCAGCATGATGAATGAGCTGTCGGGGCAGATGGAGCAAATCGTGCAGGCCGTGCATGTCGCCTCTTCGACCATCCGCGAGCTGAACAAACAGGCCAACCGGGTAGAGGAGATCGTGGAGACGATCAATCAGATCGCTACGCAGACCAATTTGCTCGCCTTGAATGCGGCGATTGAGTCGGCCCGGGCCGGCGAGCATGGACGCGGCTTCGCCGTTGTGGCGGACGAAGTGCGGAAACTGGCGGAACAAAGCGCTACCGCCACACAAGAGATCGCGGAAATTTTGCAGTCTTTGCACCAGGAGAGCGAAAATGCCGTCAAGCATATGAGTACGGGCGAAGTTTCGGTGGAGAAGGGCCAAGCACTGGCCGTAGAGACCGTCGCTTCCATCGAGACGGTGCGTTCGGGGATGGAGTCGTTCCTGGAGGCCGTGGAGCACGTCCGCACCAGCATGGATCGCGTGAAAATGCGTTCCGGGGAAGTGGCCGCCGAGATGTCTACCATTACGGCCGTCACCGAGGAATCGGTTGCCAATTTGGAAGAGTTGTTCGCCACCGCAGAAAATCAGCACCAAAAAGTGCGGGAGATCACCGAGGAAATCGGCGAGCTGACGGCCCTTTCCGCGAAATTGAAGCAATCGTTCCAAAGCCAATCCTAA
- a CDS encoding NAD(P)/FAD-dependent oxidoreductase, with product MNEKNNNYDVIIVGAGPAGIFAAYELTRKAPKAKVLLIDKGHDIYSRRCPILEEKIKLCPPPAGKKDFAGCLPACSITAGFGGAGAYSDGKFNITTEFGGWMTDYLPPSQVLDLIKYVDQINLEHGATTNITDPTTETIKSIEQRGYAAGLKLLRAEVRHLGTEQNLEILKSIYEYLKERIDMMFKTEVEDILTVKDTEGHHIQGVVLKNGEEYRSDYVMIGPGRDGSAWLTGILKKRRLKMYNNQVDVGVRVETSDVVMREINEHLYEGKFIFNTSVGTRVRTFCSNPSGHVVVENHSGVMAANGHSYQDPALGSQNTNFALLVSHKFTEPFDKPNEYAREICKRANDLSNGGVIVQKYGDILRGRRSTESRIREGFLEPTLKEAVPGDLGLVLPYNTMKSLIEMMEALDKVTPGIASEHTLFYGVEAKFYSARPKLTEEFETEIKGLYCGGDGAGITRGLAQAGAAGVWIARNMIKKWMA from the coding sequence ATGAACGAAAAGAATAATAATTACGATGTGATTATCGTGGGGGCCGGACCGGCGGGAATTTTTGCGGCCTATGAGCTGACGCGGAAAGCGCCCAAAGCGAAAGTGCTGTTGATCGACAAGGGGCATGATATTTATTCGCGCCGTTGTCCCATCCTGGAAGAGAAAATCAAGCTCTGTCCGCCCCCGGCGGGGAAAAAGGATTTCGCCGGATGCTTGCCAGCCTGCTCTATTACGGCCGGTTTCGGCGGAGCAGGTGCATACAGCGATGGGAAGTTCAACATTACCACTGAATTCGGCGGCTGGATGACCGATTACTTGCCGCCTTCCCAGGTGCTTGACCTGATTAAATACGTGGATCAGATCAACCTGGAGCATGGCGCGACGACCAATATCACCGATCCGACGACGGAGACCATCAAGAGTATCGAGCAGCGCGGTTATGCGGCTGGTCTGAAGCTGCTGCGCGCGGAGGTTCGTCACTTGGGGACGGAGCAGAATCTGGAGATCCTCAAGTCCATTTACGAATACCTCAAAGAGCGCATCGACATGATGTTCAAGACAGAAGTAGAGGATATCCTCACAGTGAAGGATACAGAGGGACATCACATACAAGGCGTGGTTTTGAAAAACGGCGAGGAGTATCGGAGCGACTACGTGATGATCGGGCCTGGCCGGGACGGCTCCGCGTGGCTGACCGGGATTTTGAAAAAGCGCCGACTCAAGATGTACAACAACCAGGTGGATGTCGGGGTGCGTGTCGAGACCTCCGATGTCGTGATGCGGGAAATCAACGAACATCTGTATGAGGGTAAATTTATCTTCAACACCTCGGTGGGGACGCGTGTACGCACGTTTTGCAGCAACCCCTCCGGTCACGTGGTGGTCGAAAACCACAGCGGTGTGATGGCAGCCAACGGGCATTCCTATCAAGACCCGGCGCTCGGCTCCCAGAACACCAACTTTGCCCTGCTTGTCTCGCACAAATTTACCGAGCCGTTTGACAAACCGAATGAATATGCCCGCGAAATCTGCAAACGGGCGAACGACCTTTCAAACGGCGGTGTCATCGTCCAAAAATACGGCGATATTCTGCGCGGCCGCCGCTCCACCGAGTCTCGCATCCGCGAAGGGTTTTTGGAGCCTACGCTGAAAGAAGCCGTACCGGGTGATTTGGGACTGGTGCTCCCGTACAACACGATGAAAAGCCTGATCGAGATGATGGAAGCGCTGGACAAAGTAACGCCGGGGATCGCTTCCGAGCATACGCTCTTCTACGGCGTAGAGGCGAAATTCTACTCCGCCCGTCCGAAACTGACAGAGGAGTTCGAGACGGAAATCAAGGGGCTGTATTGCGGCGGCGACGGTGCGGGCATTACCCGCGGACTGGCACAGGCCGGAGCAGCCGGCGTGTGGATTGCGCGCAATATGATCAAAAAATGGATGGCATAG
- a CDS encoding alanine/glycine:cation symporter family protein produces the protein MLAGLESLVGVLNDFLWSKILIVMLIALGMYFTIRTKFVQFRLAGEMFRLLGEGAKGGKNKGSISSFQAFCISTASRVGTGNLAGVAMAISVGGPGAVFWMWLIALMGSASAFVESTLAQIYKVKDKSGFRGGPAYYMEQGLKKRWMGVLFAVLITLCFGFVFNAVQANTISQAFGTAYGIDPRLMGIILSVVTGIIIFGGVKRVAKVAEFLVPFMAGAYVLVALYVVLTNLGQIPAVFALIFKSAFGLEQAVGGGIGAAMMQGIKRGLFSNEAGMGSAANAAATADVTHPVKQGLIQALGVFVDTLLVCSATAFIVLLSGMYSTEGLDGIALTQAALSSHVGGWASSFVALIVLLFAFSSVIGNYYYGETNIEFMKSDKKWLTVYRLLVVGMVMFGSVAKISIVWDMADLFMALMALLNLVAIALLGKVAFTALKDYMRQKKAGKNPEFHASVIPGLQVECWQEEAGRDQKAV, from the coding sequence ATGTTAGCAGGTCTTGAGAGTCTTGTAGGTGTTCTCAATGATTTTCTGTGGTCAAAAATCCTCATTGTTATGTTAATTGCCCTGGGAATGTACTTTACCATTCGAACTAAATTTGTTCAGTTTCGTTTGGCGGGCGAAATGTTTCGCCTGCTCGGCGAGGGGGCAAAGGGCGGAAAGAACAAGGGAAGCATCTCCTCCTTCCAGGCTTTTTGTATCAGTACCGCCTCGCGGGTAGGGACGGGAAACCTGGCCGGTGTCGCCATGGCGATTTCCGTCGGCGGTCCCGGTGCCGTTTTCTGGATGTGGCTGATTGCGTTGATGGGCTCCGCTTCTGCGTTTGTCGAAAGTACGCTGGCGCAGATCTACAAAGTAAAGGACAAAAGCGGTTTTCGCGGCGGTCCTGCCTACTACATGGAGCAGGGGTTGAAAAAACGGTGGATGGGTGTGCTGTTTGCTGTTCTGATCACGCTCTGCTTCGGATTTGTGTTTAACGCGGTTCAAGCCAACACGATCTCGCAGGCGTTCGGCACCGCATACGGGATTGACCCGCGCTTGATGGGCATCATCTTGTCTGTCGTCACAGGCATCATTATTTTTGGCGGTGTCAAACGCGTGGCGAAAGTAGCCGAATTTTTGGTTCCTTTCATGGCGGGCGCTTACGTGCTGGTAGCTTTGTACGTCGTTTTGACCAATCTGGGACAAATCCCAGCCGTCTTTGCGCTGATCTTCAAATCCGCCTTTGGCTTGGAGCAGGCCGTCGGAGGCGGGATCGGGGCGGCGATGATGCAGGGAATCAAGCGGGGCCTCTTTTCCAATGAAGCGGGGATGGGAAGCGCGGCCAATGCCGCTGCCACCGCCGATGTCACGCATCCTGTCAAACAGGGTCTGATTCAGGCGCTGGGCGTCTTCGTCGATACCTTGCTGGTCTGCAGTGCGACCGCTTTCATCGTCTTGCTCTCCGGCATGTATTCGACTGAGGGTCTGGACGGCATCGCCCTGACACAGGCGGCACTGAGTTCCCATGTGGGCGGCTGGGCCAGCTCGTTTGTGGCTCTAATCGTACTCCTGTTTGCTTTCAGCTCGGTCATCGGAAATTACTACTATGGAGAGACGAACATCGAATTTATGAAATCGGACAAAAAGTGGCTGACGGTATACCGTCTGCTCGTCGTCGGCATGGTGATGTTCGGATCGGTGGCCAAGATCAGCATCGTCTGGGATATGGCTGACTTGTTCATGGCATTGATGGCGTTGCTGAACCTGGTGGCGATCGCTCTTCTGGGGAAAGTGGCTTTCACCGCTTTGAAGGATTACATGCGCCAGAAAAAAGCGGGCAAGAATCCGGAGTTCCATGCGAGTGTGATCCCTGGCTTGCAGGTCGAATGCTGGCAAGAGGAAGCAGGCCGTGATCAAAAAGCAGTGTAA
- a CDS encoding amino acid deaminase/aldolase has translation MRDYRYYQAIFTGIPKPFAFVDLDLLGVNAQQIRLRSQGKNVRIASGAVRSVALLKHILEIDDSFQGVMCYSAQEALHLADHGLDDLLLGYPVWEPLWLEKLAAAVKGGQTITFMVDSVEHVEHLEKFAKQAQVQLPVCLDADMSTDILGFHFGVWRSPIRSMEQALYVLRRIAASEHLRIEGVMGYEKQIAGTADRAPRRVLQNLAVRLLKQAARREVRGRRALLLEAIQQMGTELRFFNGGGTGSLHWTGKEPAITEVTAGSGFFCPVLMDHYLDFRFQPAAGYAVEIVRKPVAGIYTCAQGGYVASGPAGADRLPRPFLPEGAALLSAEGAGEVQTPVRYRGPETLKLGDPIFFRHAKAGELCEHFPRLYCVSDGRIVNEVTTYRGDGLF, from the coding sequence ATGCGCGATTACCGCTACTATCAAGCGATCTTTACAGGGATCCCCAAGCCGTTTGCTTTTGTCGATCTGGATCTGCTCGGGGTAAACGCCCAGCAGATTCGCTTGCGCAGTCAGGGAAAAAACGTACGGATAGCGAGCGGAGCCGTCCGCAGCGTCGCTCTATTAAAGCACATCCTGGAGATCGATGATTCTTTCCAAGGCGTTATGTGCTACTCGGCGCAGGAAGCCCTTCATCTGGCCGATCACGGGCTGGATGATCTGCTCTTGGGCTACCCGGTTTGGGAGCCCCTTTGGCTGGAAAAGCTGGCCGCCGCCGTGAAGGGGGGACAAACCATCACCTTCATGGTGGACTCTGTCGAACATGTGGAGCATCTCGAAAAATTCGCCAAGCAGGCACAAGTCCAGCTGCCCGTCTGTCTGGATGCCGATATGTCTACTGACATCCTGGGATTCCACTTCGGCGTGTGGCGATCGCCGATCCGCTCGATGGAACAAGCCCTGTACGTTCTCCGTCGGATCGCCGCATCCGAGCACCTCCGCATCGAAGGAGTCATGGGCTATGAAAAACAGATTGCCGGGACTGCGGACCGGGCTCCGCGGCGCGTCTTGCAAAATCTAGCCGTCCGGCTGTTGAAACAGGCAGCCAGGCGGGAAGTACGCGGACGACGCGCTCTGCTCCTGGAGGCGATCCAGCAAATGGGCACGGAGCTGCGCTTTTTTAACGGCGGCGGTACAGGCAGCTTGCATTGGACCGGGAAAGAACCGGCGATCACGGAGGTAACGGCAGGCTCCGGCTTTTTTTGTCCCGTACTCATGGATCATTACCTGGATTTCCGCTTTCAGCCGGCTGCCGGCTACGCCGTGGAGATCGTTCGCAAACCCGTGGCAGGGATCTATACCTGTGCCCAAGGGGGATATGTCGCTTCCGGCCCGGCAGGCGCTGACAGGCTGCCCCGGCCTTTCTTGCCGGAAGGTGCCGCTCTCCTCTCCGCCGAAGGTGCCGGTGAAGTCCAGACGCCCGTCCGTTACCGCGGCCCCGAGACATTGAAGCTGGGCGATCCGATCTTTTTCCGCCATGCCAAGGCTGGAGAGCTGTGCGAACATTTTCCCCGGCTTTACTGCGTGTCCGATGGCCGGATCGTTAACGAAGTGACCACCTACCGGGGAGACGGCTTGTTTTGA
- a CDS encoding OsmC family protein, whose product MEFHSKENGFVGQFAYGELHVSGDEQYGFRPFQLLVSSIAVCSGGVLRKVLEKMRMPCTDMKVTAEVERNEEQANRIEKIHLHFVVIGEALEEEKVRKAVDLARKNCPMAQSVEGSIVLTESFEIVSRSA is encoded by the coding sequence ATGGAATTCCATTCCAAAGAAAATGGCTTTGTAGGCCAGTTCGCTTATGGAGAGCTTCACGTATCCGGCGATGAACAGTACGGGTTTCGCCCGTTTCAACTGCTCGTCTCCTCTATCGCTGTCTGCAGCGGCGGGGTATTGCGCAAGGTGCTGGAAAAAATGAGAATGCCCTGCACGGACATGAAAGTAACGGCCGAAGTGGAGCGAAACGAAGAACAGGCGAATCGGATAGAAAAGATTCACCTCCATTTTGTGGTGATAGGAGAGGCCCTGGAGGAGGAGAAAGTCAGGAAAGCCGTCGACCTGGCGAGAAAAAACTGCCCGATGGCTCAGTCCGTAGAGGGGAGCATCGTCCTCACGGAGAGCTTTGAGATTGTCTCCCGATCCGCTTAA
- a CDS encoding aminopeptidase produces the protein MKLIEVSKGILTNCMALKAGESFLVVADDAKRELGEALWEAGRQLGAEAMLAVMNEREKSGQEPPESISQAMKHADVVVCVTQHSLTHTKARKEAAANGTRLATMPSITEDMFLEGAITADYSEVKALTEKVAELLTQGSEIRIEKEGKALRFSTQGRRGIPSTGVYVNPGESGNLPSGEAYIAPLEGTAEGQIVVDGSIAGIGKIDSPLLLTVKDGRIVQAEGGAADRLLNILGDGDGRLLGEFGIGTNDKARITGVVLEDEKVYGTIHVAFGSNNTFGGTIAAGVHIDLVVKAPDVYADGTLIMKEGKLLV, from the coding sequence ATGAAGCTGATCGAAGTCAGTAAGGGAATTCTGACCAACTGCATGGCGCTAAAGGCGGGAGAGTCCTTCTTGGTGGTGGCCGACGATGCCAAGCGGGAGCTGGGCGAGGCGCTCTGGGAAGCGGGCCGTCAGCTCGGCGCGGAAGCGATGCTGGCCGTCATGAACGAGCGCGAAAAATCGGGGCAGGAGCCGCCCGAGTCTATCAGTCAGGCGATGAAGCACGCGGATGTAGTCGTCTGCGTCACCCAGCATTCGCTCACCCATACCAAGGCGCGCAAGGAAGCGGCTGCAAACGGCACCCGCCTTGCGACGATGCCGTCCATCACCGAGGACATGTTCCTGGAAGGAGCGATCACCGCTGATTACTCCGAGGTGAAAGCCTTGACGGAAAAGGTGGCCGAGCTGTTGACTCAGGGAAGTGAGATTCGCATCGAAAAGGAAGGAAAAGCGCTTCGCTTTTCTACGCAGGGGAGAAGAGGCATTCCTAGCACGGGGGTCTATGTCAACCCGGGTGAGTCGGGCAATCTGCCTTCCGGTGAAGCCTACATCGCGCCGCTGGAGGGGACTGCCGAGGGACAGATCGTCGTGGATGGCTCCATCGCGGGAATCGGAAAGATTGACAGTCCGCTTCTTTTGACCGTCAAAGACGGACGCATCGTCCAGGCTGAGGGCGGCGCCGCTGACCGGCTTCTCAACATCCTCGGCGATGGCGACGGCCGCCTGCTGGGCGAATTCGGCATCGGGACCAATGACAAAGCCCGGATTACCGGTGTGGTGCTGGAGGACGAAAAGGTATACGGCACGATCCACGTCGCTTTTGGCAGCAACAATACCTTTGGCGGCACGATTGCGGCCGGAGTGCATATCGATTTGGTCGTAAAAGCCCCGGATGTGTATGCAGACGGGACGCTGATCATGAAAGAGGGCAAGCTCCTGGTGTAG